One stretch of Malus domestica chromosome 14, GDT2T_hap1 DNA includes these proteins:
- the LOC103454761 gene encoding uncharacterized protein: MTPPKSPMPRSPMPRSPMPKSPMICEKYETGCMWHLYGLFNFRQGHSNKKLLSHQRHLKRTDDGNFKTKLDLLNKMDEKSENMGDAMKNKTQTVDSNMTSTRRLKGEELSTELQINKKLATDEVKHMQSDSKLVGPLPKNNGKTSDNRQRSNEIPLHSLKNETKHRNPPSSTSVEKPHSAALPEVLSKEVHRKKRTGCGCKSIDYVKYDQLNENNLPPGQMNAVEAIVSQKFINEVNYQSKQLSDALQILNSNKELFIKLLQDPNSLLVKHIEDLRESQARKHQSKSVCEENISEQRTSKARQSEGPSGIHKLNSCDMYQPQASGDCGFSERIVVLTPTPPRLQNSSDGIDSCSTIQSYYSLRSNGEIERPANFSLSRIKRKLRRAIGLSSKEQDSKTINGTLQISPCQGSEDDSKGKAVEIIRRNSPGSNNAADSGVVSKSSLDIENRVNISKVNECESNIGCEAASTSGCGLQNSNISLVSQPKRKESETFAEAMEHLSELLTNGKRDKNNFERQAQKTLEKVASFPEYDFLPTRSPVRDWENTFVDEPMRFSPYSNYQLVYENKSRLQILKEKKTCYSSPLRQDVEAMPENKKLDQLQVIDIQRNIDTKRLGDNSRLKGCVQIVKNNSTAHRGETNSVEVSSMHPGEPSSLEVLSKPDSTEKTNTAETSDATCQGETDPFEDQPLTSSPDVFSATPIIQRVEGSDNIEDKREQPSPVSVLEHYYFDATSPASTISEPAEEHQSHPLTRSPLYIETSSLSEHHVIWEYVRAVLQASSLNWDELSLMRHSSDQLLDPFLFDAVKLQANQFSDDCMLLFDCINEVLVEVYHTQLPYSPLVSFIKPIASRQLSIEKTVINEVMKSVDWYLLPHSSPRKLQKIVEKDITSSGTWLDLRNDSEEVVFEMVEDVLEELIMETIF, encoded by the exons ATGACACCCCCAAAAAGCCCTATGCCGAGAAGCCCTATGCCGAGAAGCCCTATGCCAAAGAGCCCTATGATATGCGAAAAGTACGAGACAGGATGTATGTGGCATTTATATGGCCTCTTTAACTTTCGTCAAGGTCATTCGAATAAGAAGCTGCTTTCGCACCAGAGGCATTTAAAGAGAACTG ATGACGGAAATTTTAAGACCAAGCTTGATTTGCTTAACAAAATGGATGAGAAGAGCGAAAACATGGGT GATGCAATGAAGAACAAAACTCAAACAGTTGACTCAAATATGACAAGCACAAGAAGGCTTAAGGGGGAAGAGTTGTCAACCGAGCTGCAGATAAATAAGAAGCTTGCTACTGATGAAGTGAAACATATGCAATCTGATTCTAAACTCGTTGGTCCGTTACCAAAGAATAATGGAAAGACTAGCGATAATCGTCAGAGATCTAATGAGATACCACTTCACAGTCTGAAGAATGAAACTAAGCATCGAAACCCTCCTAGTTCAACTTCAGTGGAAAAACCCCACTCAGCAGCATTGCCGGAAGTATTAAGCAAAGAGGTGCATAGAAAAAAGCGAACAGGATGTGGCTGTAAAAGCATTGATTATGTAAAGTATGACCAGCTTAATGAGAATAATCTTCCGCCGGGACAAATGAATGCAGTGGAGGCCATTGTAAGTCAAAAATTCATTAACGAGGTGAACTACCAGTCTAAACAGTTATCAGATGCGTTGCAGATTTTGAATTCGAATAAAGAATTGTTTATAAAACTCCTACAAGACCCCAATTCTCTGCTAGTCAAACACATCGAAGACCTCCGAGAATCTCAGGCAAGAAAACATCAAAGTAAATCTGTCTGTGAAGAGAACATTTCAGAACAAAGGACAAGTAAAGCAAGGCAATCTGAAGGTCCTTCTGGCATTCACAAGTTAAATTCCTGTGATATGTACCAGCCTCAGGCAAGTGGTGATTGTGGATTTTCAGAGAGAATAGTAGTTTTAACACCTACCCCACCAAGATTGCAAAATTCTTCAGATGGTATCGATTCTTGCTCCACCATTCAATCTTATTACAGCTTGAGAAGTAATGGGGAAATTGAGAGGCCTGCAAATTTTTCCCTCAGCCGTATAAAGAGGAAACTGAGACGTGCTATAGGGCTAAGCAGCAAAGAGCAGGACTCAAAGACAATCAATGGTACACTTCAAATATCTCCTTGCCAAGGCTCAGAAGACGATTCTAAAGGAAAAGCTGTAGAGATCATTAGAAGAAATTCACCTGGCTCCAATAATGCTGCTGACAGTGGAGTAGTGAGCAAGTCTTCTCTTGATATCGAGAACAGAGTCAACATAAGCAAGGTGAATGAATGTGAATCAAACATTGGATGTGAAGCTGCATCAACCAGTGGATGTGGCCTTCAAAACTCAAACATTTCGCTTGTTAGCCAACCAAAGCGAAAAGAATCTGAAACTTTTGCGGAGGCTATGGAACATCTGTCAGAATTGTTAACGAATGGAAAAAGGGATAAGAACAACTTTGAAAGACAGGCACAGAAAACCTTGGAAAAGGTGGCATCATTTCCTGAGTATGACTTCTTGCCTACACGCAGTCCCGTGAGGGACTGGGAAAATACATTTGTTGATGAACCAATGCGATTTTCACCCTACAGCAATTACCAACTGGTATATGAGAACAAGTCTAGGCTTCAGAttctgaaagaaaagaaaacctgCTACTCAAGTCCACTGAGGCAGGATGTAGAGGCCATGCCTGAGAATAAGAAACTCGATCAATTACAAGTTATTGATATACAGCGAAATATTGACACCAAACGGCTAGGAGATAATTCAAGGCTTAAAG GCTGTGTCCAAATTGTAAAGAATAATTCCACTGCGCACCGAGGAGAAACTAATTCGGTAGAAGTGTCCTCTATGCACCCAGGAGAACCTAGTTCTTTGGAAGTTCTATCCAAACCAGATAGCACGGAGAAGACCAACACTGCAGAGACTAGTGATGCTACATGCCAAGGAGAAACTGATCCTTTTGAGGATCAGCCACTAACATCTTCACCAGATGTTTTCTCAGCAACTCCAATTATTCAGAGGGTCGAGGGTTCTGATAACATTGAAGATAAACGAGAGCAGCCAAGTCCAGTTTCTGTACTTGAGCACTATTATTTCGACGCCACCAGTCCCGCAAGCACCATATCTGAACCTG CCGAAGAGCACCAATCTCATCCTCTTACGAGGTCCCCTCTGTACATTGAAACTTCTTCTTTGAGTGAACACCATGTTATCTGGGAGTACGTGAGGGCAGTGCTGCAAGCTTCCAGCTTAAATTGGGATGAGCTTTCACTGATGCGGCATTCATCAGATCAACTGCTTGACCCATTCTTGTTTGATGCAGTCAAGTTGCAGGCTAACCAATTCAGTGATGATTGTATGCTGCTCTTTGACTGTATAAATGAAGTTCTTGTCGAGGTATATCATACTCAGCTTCCATACTCCCCGTTGGTGTCATTTATCAAGCCAATTGCCTCAAGACAACTTTCCATTGAGAAAACTGTGATTAATGAGGTGATGAAGTCTGTTGATTGGTACCTCTTACCGCATTCATCACCACGGAAGTTGCAGAAAATTGTTGAAAAGGACATAACAAGCTCTGGAACATGGCTAGATCTCCGGAATGATTCTGAGGAGGTTGTTTTCGAGATGGTAGAAGATGTTTTAGAAGAACTGATCATGGAAACCATATTTTAG